The genomic interval tgaatatcaattcaaacacCTTCTAAAACGAGCAATACCAGGGGCATGTTCAAAATTAGGCTAcgttatgaaaaatgtcatgaaaaatcgaaaattagatcgtccctcgtattataacaaatcgagGAATCTactaaatgcttaaaaaatcaaaattcgtagggaaaaaccaatttttcagttgaatatcaattcaaacacCTTCTAAAACGAGCAATACCAGGGGCATGTTCAAAATTAGGCTAcgttatgaaaaatgtcatgaaaaatcaaaaattagatcGTCCCTCGTATTATAACTGATCGAGGAGTCTACtaaatgcttaaaaaaatcaaaattcgtagacaaaaactaatttttcagttgaatatgAATTCAAACACCTTCTAAAACGAGCAATACCAGggttatattcaaaattaaactgGATTATGAAAAAAGGTGATGAAAATTAGATCGTTCCTCGCATTATAGTTACCCTAGAAACGTActaaatacttaaaaaaattaataattagtataaaGGAATTAAAATTGCAgctaattattaaattaaacacTTTCCAGCAAATAGTAATCTACTTTTTATACCACACGCAAATTAATACCGCCCCTCGTACCATAACtactcaataataaaaaaaattgagaatttaccgatttgtttttaatgttataaATGTGTGACTGAATTAGTACAAAAATTCCTGATAATTGtcgaaatataaatatgagCTTTTAAATTCACCATAGACAgttataacatcactcaattaATCGTACGAACGATACACAgatggaaaagaaaaaagtgacagctatTTAAGCGaagttatttttctaattttcaaaaaaattttttttgttaacttatcgtttttttttgatgaaaaaaatactgtacaatcTCAGCAATGATGTCAAAAGTATAACTCGGACTCTTCTCGATCGAAAATAAGCATTTTAGTGAAATTAAACGTGGTAGttcagacaccgatgatggtaaATATTCTGCTGAAACTGGgtcaaaagacaaatccttctacaagcacgacaTCTAGAAGTTAGAGAAGGagattatataaatgaaaaaaatcgatttttggcacaaaaaaatgtgtttttcttagttattcagacgatttattgagtgatggTTTATATTATGAAGAAGGCTTAGAACTGCACCAAGTTCCACATTTTagaatttcattgttttattaaattcaacaCGTTGGTATTGCATTCTTGTCAATTGGTCAGGTTTTGACATATCCCGTTTAAAATATGGAACAGGATACACctaattagaataaatattagataattGACATTTCATAAtgagaataatttataaaaatactcaTTTTCCATCGTATAAATTAATGATTAAATTacgaaaattgaatattttcatagttttttttacatttaaaaaatgtaggGAGTCGTATTATTTAGATACCAAAagatttttaatagaaatttataaaattttttgtcatacATTTTCGTTTAGTGTTATTTATAGTCCAGGAAATATACCCGAGGTGTTGCTTGCTCAAACAAATCGGAGTGAGTACATGACGTGACAAAGTAAACATTTTCTCATACTGCCTCTCGTTTCTGAGTAATCAGAACTTATTTTTAGGTATATTGTCTATGGTTGACAATCTGGAACTTTTACAGGGAGAACCTGTATAatctaaatgaatttttaaatcgatttttaacaaaaagttacttTTTGTTCCACTCGATAAAATTTGTGGTTTAGTAGATagttaaattgttttaattgcGTTCGCCATAAtgaaaaattctgaaaaaaattataataaattgtaattttctataaaaaatacttacaaaagttattaaaaattacgTCGTCCCTCGTATTATAACGATTCGAGAAACCTACTAaatgcataaaaaattaaaattcgtagggaaaaatcaatttttcatttgaatattaattCAAACACCTTCCAAAACGAGCAATACCAGGGGCATATTGAAAATTAGGCTacattatgaaaaatgtcatgaaaaatcGCAAATTAGATCCTCCCTCGTATTATAACGATTCGAGAAACCTACtaaatgcttaaaaaaatcgaatttcgtagggaaaaaccaatttttcagttgaatattAATTCAAACACCTTCTAAAACGAGCAATACCAGGGGCATATTGAAAATTAGGCTacattatgaaaaatgtcatgaaaaatcGCAAATTAGATCGTCCCTCGTATTATAACGATTCGAGAAACCTACtaaatgcttaaaaaaatcgaatttcgtAGGGAAAAcccaatttttcagttgaatattAATTCAAACACCTTCTAAAACGAGCAATACCAGGGGCATAATGAAAATTAGGCTacattatgaaaaatgtcatgaaaaatcgaaaattagatcgtccctcgtattataacaaatcgagGAATCTACTAAATgctttaaaaatcaaaattcgtagagaaaaacaattttttagttgAATATTAATCCAAACACCTTCTAAAACGAGCAATACCAGGGGCATGTTCAAAATTAAACTGGATTATGAAAAAAGGtgatgaaaaatcgaaaattagatCGTCCCTcatattataacaaatcgaaGAATCTACtaaatgcttaaaaaaatcaaaattcgtagagaaaaaccaattttttagtCGAATATTGATTAAAACTTCTTCTAAAACGagtttaggagatatttagatCGTTTTAAAagcgttcgccataaagaaagattctgaaaaaaattatcataaatcgtaattttttattaaaaatacttaaaacacaataaaaaatgtctaaTTGTACTGCATACTGTTAAAAAACgtttaaggaaaaaattataataaattttcgaacCGAGCATCTCGCACTTTATTGAATTGGGAAGAACATTCCAAGATTCCTCTTTATAACGTcataatggaaatttattttttcatccatttccccaaaaaaataaatccatcGAATTTAATTCAGGAAAACGTGGTGGCAATGCAAATAGGCTTTCTCAACCAATCCACCTTTTAGGTAAAATGTTTTTTCCTTGGGGGTGGGGTGAGGTGAGgttttaaaagcaaatttttgagaTTACGAGATTCATTTAATCACATATTATTATACAACTTTCCAAGTATGTCAGAAagagtttttaatgaaaaatatcgataaataagCCGTTGACGGCGaatcctttaaaaaaatgttttatttggtattttagattccgttccaaagaattttcgaatctttataattgaatttatgtttttatgatatttcctAATTCCTTAACgcaattatattattataatcgtattgatgatcttttaatctattttctaaatactgagatgtctgtcctatgtaaacaacGTCACTATTAGTATtaatagtattattttttttgttttttggcgTTTTAGATTAAAGAaacataaatattcgaaaaaaataagaagtcaaagaaatttgaaattttttatacgcGAAATTCGAAATAAACCATCAAAATACAGATTGTAAATCACGTTGTAGTGAGTAgctgtttattttgtttgaaaaaactaaaaataccaTATTTAATTGAACGTGatttatatacagggtttttcaaaacgttcgcattaagcgaaaaaaacCGATTGAAAATCTGTTGATAATAATACGGAAAACTTTTTAGAAACAAAGGTAAGTTAAAAAATACAGCAGCGGCTAAATACTTTATGGCTTTCTCGACCTTTCGATAGGGAGGAACTTGAACGTTTcacaagctttgattggctaaaacttattgttaatttccgattaatctatgcgttataaacatgtgattgtttggtgatttttaatcgatttttgataTACCCTGTATAACAAAATAACACGGTTATGTATTCATTTTTCCCTCCTGCCATCTCGCGAGtatcatttgaataaattacgAGGGCGGATAGAGATGaagaaagaaagataaaattaaggtttatgataattttgttcagaatgtttctttatggcgaacgcaTGTAGAACGATCTAAATATCTCGTAAACCATAAATTCTATCGAGTTAAGCAAAGAGTAATTATTAGATAATACAGGTTGTCCTtataaaagttacggattgggTATGAGACGCGTCATCTACGCGCTCTCAACGATGTATttattaatagataataaacaaataaaaaacgttcCAAGCCTTCtgtttatcaataattaaagataaatgttcaatattaaaaaactgatttagGAGATGACGCAAGAATTTCTTTTGCCGTGTCGATCTCGAATCTGCTGAAGATGCTGAAAAAACgtacgaaaaaataattttttcgaaacgAATCTTCAAATATACTAACTTGCAATTGAACGGCAGATGGAATCATAGCGGCGTGGGTGGGCGTTTGAGGAGGACCCGGTTGGGAAGGTAGAGATTGTCTGCGGCGACGCCTCAACGCCGGACTCAAATCGTATTTAACTTTAGCCTGCACTAAAAGTTCTTTAAAAACTTTGGTAATATTGACGTTATCTTTAGCAGAGGTTTCGACGAATCCGTTTTCCCAGTCTACGGTTATCACCGATTCGGTGGTCGCCGTATCAATCTGGAGGGAGAAAAAAAAACCATAACAACGATACGTAAACAAACTTATAGATTTTGGTATGGGAAATATACCTCGCGATCTCCGGTTAAATCTATTTTGTTTCCGACTACGACGATTGGTACGTTGGAAGAACATTTAGTTTCGTGGATTTGGTCTCGGAGCGCTCTGGCTTCTTCGAAGGTGCTGGAATCGGTGACGTCGTAGACTAGAATGAAGGCGTCGGCTGATGATATCGATAAGGCTCTCATAGCTGGGAATTCGTAAGCTCCAGACGTGTCTAAAATGTCCAATGTCAAATGCACCTGGACATAAATGCCATCGAtaagattcaaattttattaccaaattaccttgtatttatttaaatttaattttataagcttcaattttttaatgtcaaatttgCCTGACTGCGATCTATGTTCAAATTATTGACCCATATATCTCGAAATTTATTTCACGATATtccaaaaaagtgaaattagaaCTTGTATTCTGGATATACCAAACAGTCATCGCCCCTCGTATCATAACGAGTCGGGTTATCtggtatatatttaaaaaaattaatattgagtattgaaaaaataatatttaattaattatggAATTAAACACGTCTCAAAGCGTAGGATCCATTTTTTTACCAGGGGAATGCTAGAAATTCAGCGCAATCttcaaaaatgttatgaaaaatCGGAAATTAGATCGACACTCGTATCATAAAGTGTCAACAACTTCCAAAACGTGCAATACCAGGGgcatgttcaaaattttaatttaattttatatgcTCCAACCTTTTATCGTCAAATTTGCCAGGCTGTGATCTGCATACCTCGAAATTAGAATTAGAACCAATGATGCAAAATATCTAGGAGTCATCCTGGATGAAATAATCACCTCGACAAGGACTACTGGACTTATCGCAAGCTTGTTGGCAGGACTAAAGCCTTAAATGGTATCTGGATATACCAAACCCATCATTACATACGCAGCGCTTGTTTGGTGGCCGAAAACTGAACAAACAACAGCTCAGAAAAAGCTAAACAAGAGTCAAAGGCTAATTTAGCGACGCCCACAGGTTAATCCAGACAATAAAATTAGAACCAGGAAATCTGATAGGATTCTAGAGCTAATGAAGCTTGAAAATCGTGACAAACCCATGGACCAAATATATAGCGTGTTGGACAAAGATATTTAACGATATGTTCCAATAAAAATCTTCTGCAATCTCGAAATGAGTCTTTCTTCTACATAAACTGTTCGAAGCAAGTACAAGGAGCTGGATTAAGCATTTCTGAACTATACTTCTAGGAAAACCTGACCTCTAAAAGCACCAGCTAACTGAAAGGAAGTAACCCATACCTTCGACCAGAGCCCTACCGTGAATAAGATGAAGTCTTGCTGGGAAAACACTCCAGGTCTAAGACAATTCGAAAGATTGATAACCTAAGAAGTCTGAAGAACTTTTCTTGATGACCAGGTTTGTACTGGAGTGTACATTATCTGGTGAGCGATGGAAAAAGACCAAGTGACTGGGTTTTTAACTGTCATTCATGTTTTAGGTGTGATATATGATTTGGAACCTCCAGAAGCTCAAATTTGAGCATTTTATTAAAGGActttaaaccttttttttaaGGACTAGACTTCGAGGATTCCACAAACTTCAATAGTAGATTTCTTGGTTTGAATTGAGCGTTATTTGCATCTGAGCTGGAATTATGGGTTGTGTTTTGTGGTGGACATACATAGAAATACAAAGAATTATTCCTGACAATTGTCTATAAAACTTACCCCAGCAACATTGAAATCCCCGTGGTGCATTTCTTCAACAGTCcttttatattttgaagaaaaagtcCCATATAAAAACTGATTGATAATGGAAGACTTGCCTACTTTAGCGGCACCCATTACGACTATTTTGTGTCTGACGTTGTTAGTTGGCGATACGCTTGCGCTGACGCTAACGACGTGATCGTTTTTTTCGAGTGATTCCGCATTTTCACTTTTCTGAGACCTGAAATTTCTATCATCttatttatatggaaatatCCCATTTCCAAACGTGCCATAATATCACGTACTTCACCAGAAATATTTACCTGGTCGAAGGGTGTCTCTCTTCTTCGGGTTCTTCTTTGAGAAAAGAGGGTTGCAAGCTAAACCGCCTGCGAAAGTTGTGTCTGCTCTTCATCAAACCTTTGTGCTGTTTTGACGCCAGACTTCACTGatcataaattc from Diorhabda sublineata isolate icDioSubl1.1 chromosome 8, icDioSubl1.1, whole genome shotgun sequence carries:
- the LOC130447982 gene encoding ras-related protein Rap-2b isoform X2 — its product is MKSRHNFRRRFSLQPSFLKEEPEEERHPSTRSQKSENAESLEKNDHVVSVSASVSPTNNVRHKIVVMGAAKVGKSSIINQFLYGTFSSKYKRTVEEMHHGDFNVAGVHLTLDILDTSGAYEFPAMRALSISSADAFILVYDVTDSSTFEEARALRDQIHETKCSSNVPIVVVGNKIDLTGDREIDTATTESVITVDWENGFVETSAKDNVNITKVFKELLVQAKVKYDLSPALRRRRRQSLPSQPGPPQTPTHAAMIPSAVQLQHLQQIRDRHGKRNSCVIS
- the LOC130447982 gene encoding ras-related protein Rap-2b isoform X1, which produces MKSRHNFRRRFSLQPSFLKEEPEEERHPSTRNFRSQKSENAESLEKNDHVVSVSASVSPTNNVRHKIVVMGAAKVGKSSIINQFLYGTFSSKYKRTVEEMHHGDFNVAGVHLTLDILDTSGAYEFPAMRALSISSADAFILVYDVTDSSTFEEARALRDQIHETKCSSNVPIVVVGNKIDLTGDREIDTATTESVITVDWENGFVETSAKDNVNITKVFKELLVQAKVKYDLSPALRRRRRQSLPSQPGPPQTPTHAAMIPSAVQLQHLQQIRDRHGKRNSCVIS